A stretch of Malassezia japonica chromosome 6, complete sequence DNA encodes these proteins:
- the ppk32 gene encoding Protein kinase domain-containing protein ppk32 (BUSCO:EOG09261YGB; COG:T; EggNog:ENOG503NWRD), translating into MVSLWNQASTFFISAQSNPEYQLDEVEIRKGLLQSKRIHTNLTPGAVVVNAKGDWKLAGVGYLTSLGSDESANVRWAFEDEEDSLPVLLQRDMDFMDPIYALDRKATMANDIINALRSYADRLPDRIHSPKWNSLGADVQVILSNLISRSDEQRYTAKTFQTLAYFNSMLVSILKFMERDSFSARSKQEKVQFLRGLLKVLPQFSPALQRRKLLPSMVEIMSDRSLLPYILPNVFLMASNISSLEFGSSVLPRLKPLFLIRDPPQNQMLLLNQIDLFVGKMAPAQFREEVMPLIYSSLENEHIAVQENALQKVPRLCELLEFSHVKDILLPKLTALFSKTKTLSVKVSCLICFHALTPVLDKVTLSESLVPTLARIKTREPSVMVASLAVYEAISVKVDRDVQATSILPRLWVMCMCPALSQAQFARFMRVIRQISDKIEKEHMAYLKETQSVEEHTSQMVNEQYKTASRPSLSSRIGANTDVDFETLVGQTQAAAPSSLDTLLFDGPSTSMDMPSLLDSMVKPSSAASTPAPVPSPAMSPRPSLQAPRATPSLAPPPRPAVTISQPTTPAATSTSTGLFDALVSDPAPSKVPAMPTLSAPPLQPTRANVHTAKPSAPPGWSGGMLQPQAPSTSSASVPSKSTWADFDPLK; encoded by the exons ATGGTATCGCTATGGAATCAGGCCTCGACGTTCTT CATTAGCGCGCAGTCGAACCCTGAATACCAACTGGACGAAGTGGAAATCCGCAAGGGCCTCTTGCAG TCCAAGCGGATTCATACGAATCTTACGCCTGGCGCCGTTGTGGTTAATGCCAAAGGCGACTGGAAACTGGCAGGTGTTGGCTACCTTACGAGCCTTGGCAGCGATGAGTCTGCCAATGTGCGCTGGGCGTttgaggacgaggaggatTCGCTTCCAGTTCTGTTGCAGCGCGATATGGATTTTATGGATCCTATCTATGCGCTTGATCGGAAAGCAACGATGGCCAACGACAT CATCAATGCGCTGCGGTCGTATGCTGACCGACTCCCTGACCGGATCCATTCGCCCAAGTGGAACTCGCTGGGAGCTGATGTGCAAG TCATTCTGAGCAACCTGATCTCGCGCTCGGATGAACAGCGGTACACTGCCAAAACGTTCCAAACACTTGCATACTTTAACAGCATGCTTGTTTCTATTCTCAAGTTTATGGAACGTGACAGCTTCTCGGCACGGAGCAAACAAGAGAAGGTGCAATTCCTCCGTGGTCTGCTCAAAGTCCTGCCGCAATTCTcgcccgcgctgcagcgacgcaagcTGTTGCCTTCG ATGGTGGAAATCATGTCGGACCGTTCGCTCCTTCCGTATATCCTGCCCAACGTCTTTTTGATGGCAAGCAACATTT CGTCTTTGGAATTTGGGTCGAGTGTGCTTCCCCGCTTGAAGCCTCTGTTTCTCATCCGGGATCCTCCCCAGAACCAGA TGCTTCTGCTGAACCAAATCGATCTGTTTGTGGGCAAGATGGCGCCTGCCCAGTTTCGAGAAG AGGTCATGCCGCTCATTTACTCGTCGTTGGAGAATGAGCACATTGCCGTGCAAGAGAATGCGCTTCAGAAAGTTCCGCGGCTCTgtgagctgctcgagttTTCGCATGTGAAGGATATTCTCCTGCCGAAACTCACGGCGCTTTTTTCCAAGACCAAGACGCTGTCGGTCAAAGTCAGCTGCTTG ATTTGCTTCCATGCCCTAACGCCGGTACTCGACAAGGTCACGCTGAGTGAATCGCTGGTTCCCACGCTTGCGCGTATCAAGACGCGCGAGCCCTCGGTGATGGTTGCATCCCTTGCTGTCTACGAAGCCATTTCAGTCAAGGTAGACCGCGACGTGCAAGCTACGTCGATCCTACCCCGCCTGTGGGTGATGTGCATG TGCCCCGCGCTGAGCCAAGCCCAGTTTGCCCGTTTCATGCGCGTCATTCGCCAGATCAGCGACAAGATCGAGAAAGAGC ACATGGCCTACCTGAAGGAGACGCAGAGTGTGGAGGAGCATACGAGCCAAATGGTTAACGAGCAGTACAAGACTGCGTCGCGTCCCAGCCtctcgtcgcgcatcggTGCAAACACCGACGTGGACTTTGAGACGCTCGTGGGCCAGACacaggccgccgccccgtCGTCGCTCGATACGTTGCTGTTCGACGGCCCCAGCACGAGTATGGACATGCCTTCGCTGCTTGACAGCATGGTAAAGCCTTCGAGTGCGGCGAGCACCCCCGCGCCAGTGCCCTCACCGGCCAtgtcgccgcggccgtcgctgcaagcgccgagggcgacgccgtcgcTTGCCCCGCCGCCCCGCCCTGCCGTGACCATTTCGCAGCCCACTACGCCCGCAGCtacgagcacctcgaccggcCTCTTTGACGCGCTGGTCTCTGacccggcgccgagcaagGTGCCTGCGATGCCGACGCTGAGCGCACCGCCCCTGCAGCCGACCCGTGCCAATGTACATACAGCCAAGCCAAGCGCTCCTCCCGGCTGGAGCGGTGGCATGCTGCAGCCCCAGGCGCCCAGCACGAGCTCTGCATCTGTGCCATCCAAGTCGACGTGGGCCGACTTTGATCCGTTGAAATAG
- the ELF1 gene encoding AAA ATPase Elf1 (EggNog:ENOG503P5Q7; BUSCO:EOG09265KPR; COG:K), translated as MGKRKKSTRQPGAGKAKTPPLDTVFTCLFCNHDKAVSCKIDDKARIGYLSCKICGQKFSADTDTLSQPIDVYSYVDVAGQDA; from the exons ATGGGCAAGCGGAAGAAGTCGACGCGCCAGCCCGGTGCGGGCAAGGCCAagacgccgccgctgg ACACGGTATTCACATGCCTGTTTTGCAACCACGACAAGGCTGTGTCGTGCAAGAT CGACGACAAGGCTCGCATCGGCTACTTGAGTTGCAAGATCTGCGGCCAAAAATTCTCTGCAGACACAGACACGCTGTCCCAGCCGATCGACGTGTACTCGTATGTG GATGTCGCTGGGCAAGATGCATAG
- a CDS encoding uncharacterized protein (EggNog:ENOG503P5JB; COG:S; BUSCO:EOG09265313): MPAPVPSQEEIAAKVREGPNVWIAAGDGDLDRVKLLLEHGGVTPTSADFSKYTPIHAAASYGRAELLRFLLTYPNVSKDAVNVTDDDGETPLFFCEDVPTAKLLVDEFHADASRKNHEGLTAAENALVNEREAVAEYLRSVTGEEATPRSELLARVGEQDEDEEAEERLEAAEDEEDADDQDLDEKADQLMAHVEEIMRESEANGTDPSDKLREVVGASLMKQIMEGYQR, translated from the exons ATGCCAGCTCCCGTGCCGAGTCAGGAAGAGATTGCAGCCAAAGTGCGCGAGGGACCGAACGTCTGGATCGCCGCAGGAGACGGCGATCTTGACCGTGTCAAGCTCTTGCTGGAGCACGGCGGTGTGACGCCGACCAGTGCCGATTTTTCCAAATATACGCCGATccacgcggccgcgtcctatggccgcgccgagctctt GCGCTTTCTGCTCACCTACCCGAATGTGTCGAAGGATGCGGTGAATGTTACCGACGACGATGGCGAGACGCCGCTCTTTTTTTGTGAAGACGTGCCGACGGCCAAGCTGCTCGTGGACGAGTTccacgccgacgcgtcgcgcaagAACCACGAGGGCCTCACG GCGGCCGAAAATGCATTGGTAAATGaacgcgaggcggtcgccgaATACCTGCGCTCTGTCACGGGCGAggaggcgacgccgcgcagcgagctcctggcgcgcgtcggtgagcaggacgaggacgaggaggcggaggagcgcctcgaggcggccgaggatGAGGAGGATGCGGACGACCAGGACCTGGACGAGAAAGCTGACCAGCTCatggcgcacgtcgaggagATCATGCGCGAGTCGGAAGCCAACGGCACGGATCCCTCGgacaagctgcgcgaggtggtCGGTGCGAGTCTCATGAAACAGATCATGGAGGGCTATCAACGCTAG
- a CDS encoding uncharacterized protein (COG:S; BUSCO:EOG09260K4B; EggNog:ENOG503NW7X) — MSTIVHSLRDYRPPTRAQQFADTFGLPPDEGPYVDAAGIRAEIVSAVLSLSNPNEEGQEDLVYAGRLTLTPSFLCFASQGDRGRGCRVAIPLSTVRRVERLNTRDAVFALSISVWHGMQLIFQLNALRPSCEGFCNALRDRLRAHLSEMKQLKPFLAGCYSEMMLKESGEEPVEGDALEPTPPAEGTLIDTEPSGGAYAKSASDIPYHMGLGAQFGFPGDPKKLKEKSKMRLWKEYLRLHGRNITLLRYPQFTRLVQVGLPNRLRGEIWEVSSGSIYRRMANLGVYQQILEEHKGMTSISTEEIEKDLNRSLPEYAAYQSPEGIETLRRVLVAYSWKNRELGYCQAMNIVVAALLIYMSEEQCFWMLDTLCERLLPGYYTQSMSGTLLDQKVFENLVQTTMPVLHEHFVRHDMQLSVVTLPWLLSLYINSMPMVFAFRIVDCFMAFGSRVLFQIGLAILKINGDDILQVTDDGTLIGILRNFFRTLGDSAYPESPDPRRQQVTRFQQLLVVAFREFSVITNETIDGERKRFRQQIVDEIEAFARRCAIRNLKDHGHFDKAQLGLIYDQVVEAIYRARHAPESLTGTAPENAAVIPAVLDPMQDLKEMRINLTTFRLFLGEIATWARDEYIVSNGLQERIERRMPEQDLAARIFAFWDRDNCGSLTFQDIVTGLDELMSAEGDVAKTTEWFFRLHGHGKEFLTRNEVLILSESLLFMYRNEPGDD, encoded by the exons ATGTCGACGATTGTACATTCGCTGCGCGACTACCGCCCACCGACGCGGGCGCAGCAGTTCGCCGACACGTTCGGATTGCCTCCGGATGAGGGGCCGTACGTAGATGCCGCGGGCATCCGCGCCGAGATCGTCTCGGCTGTGCTCTCGCTCTCGAACCCGAACGAAGAGGGGCAGGAGGACCTGGTGTACGCGGGCCGTCTGACGCTCACGCCGTCGTTTTTGTGTTTTGCGAGCCAGGGAGACCGGGGCCGGGGGTGCCGTGTCGCGATCCCGCTGAGCACCGTGCGGCGTGTGGAACGCCTCAACAcccgcgacgccgtctTTGCTTTGAGCATCTCGGTCTGGCACGGGATGCAGCTCATCTTTCAGCTGaatgcgctgcggccgtcGTGCGAGGGCTTCTGCAACGCCCTACGTGATCGGTTGCGTGCACACCTCAGCGAGATGAAGCAGCTCAAGCCGTTCTTGGCCGGATGCTACTCGGAAATGATGCTCAAAGAGTCGGGCGAGGAACCCGTCGAGGGGGACGCGCTGGAGCCCACGCCTCCCGCTGAGGGCACTTTGATCGATACAGAGCCGAGCGGAGGGGCGTATGCCaagtcggcgagcgacaTTCCGTACCACatgggcctcggcgcccaGTTTGGCTTCCCAGGTGACCCGAAAAA GCTGAAAGAAAAAAGCAAGATGCGGCTTTGGAAAGAGTACCTGCGTCTGCACGGCCGCAACATTACGCTCCTGCGCTACCCCCAGTttacgcgcctcgtccaggtcGGCCTGCCGaaccgcctgcgcggcgagatCTGGGAGGTGAGCAGCGGCTCGATCTACCGGCGTATGGCGAACCTGGGCGTGTACCAGCAGATTTTGGAGGAGCACAAGGGCATGACGAGCATCAGCACGGAGGAAATCGAAAAGGATCTGAACCGCTCGCTACCTGAATACGCGGCGTACCAGTCGCCGGAAGgcatcgagacgctgcggcgcgtgctcgtTGCGTACAGCTGGAAGAACCGCGAGTTGGGCTATTGCCAGGCGATGAACATTGtggtcgctgcgctcctcATCTACATGTCAGAGGAGCAGTGTTTCTGgatgctcgacacgctgtGCGAGCGTCTCTTGCCCGGGTACTATACGCAGTCCATGTCgggcacgctgctcgaccaAAAGGTGTTTGAGAACCTTGTGCAGACGACCATGCCCGTGCTTCACGAGCACTTTGTGCGCCACGATATGCAGCTGAGCGTCGTGACGCTCCCATGGCTCTTGTCGCTGTACATCAACTCGATGCCAATGGTCTTTGCCTTTCGCATTGTCGACTGCTTCATGGCATTTGGCTCGCGCGTGCTCTTCCAGATTGGCCTCGCGATTCTCAAGATCAACGGAGACGATATCCTCCAAGTCACAGACGACGGCACGCTCATCGGGATCCTGCGCAACTTTTTCCGGACGCTGGGCGACAGCGCCTACCCCGAGAGCCCCGACCCGCGGCGTCAGCAGGTGACGCGCTTCCAGCAGCTGCTTGTTGTTGCTTTCCGCGAGTTTAGCGTGATCACCAACGAGACGATCGatggcgagcgcaagcgttTCCGCCAGCAGATTGTCGACGAAATCGAGGCATTCGCACGCCGCTGTGCAATCCGCAACCTCAAGGACCACGGGCACTTTGACAAAGCCCAGCTCGGCCTGATTTACGACCAGGTGGTCGAGGCAATCTACCGCGCCCGCCacgcgcccgagtcgctcaccggcaccgcgccggaAAATGCAGCAGTGATTCCGGCGGTGCTCGATCCAATGCAGGACCTCAAGGAGATGCGCATCAACCTCACGACCTTCCGCCTATTCCTCGGCGAGATTGCGACGTGGGCACGCGACGAGTACATTGTCAGCAATGGCCTGCAGGaacgcatcgagcgccgcatgccTGAGCAggacctcgcggcgcgcatcttTGCGTTCTGGGACAGGGACAACTGCGGCTCGCTCACGTTCCAGGACATTGTCaccggcctcgacgagctgatGAGCGCCGAGGGTGACGTCGCCAAGACCACCGAGTGGTTTTTCCGCCTACATGGCCACGGAAAGGAGTTCCTCACCCGCAACGAGGTCCTGATTCTCTCTGAGTCGCTCTTGTTTA TGTACCGCAACGAACCGGGTGACGA CTGA
- the ERG25 gene encoding 4alpha-methylsterol monooxygenase (COG:I; EggNog:ENOG503NU50; TransMembrane:1 (o56-81i)), translated as MEGLAHHFNHTLSSLADSLTGHPTPVSMLYKGVEYASLSTAERLWVQWYQYWDNPVIATGVMSFLLHEIVYFGRSLPWFIIDMMPSMRRYKLQPGKVPTLAEQWRCTKLVLLSHFTVELPQIWSFHPICEYFGLTTHEVPFPSWLKMAWQIALFFVFEDTFHYWAHRALHWGPLYKHIHKLHHEFSAPFGLAAEYAHPLEVLILGMGTIGGPFLLCAFTKDLHIVTVYLWIVLRLFQAVDAHSGYDFPISMHNWMPLWAGADHHDYHHMAFLGCYSTSFRWWDHLMGTDLGYKRQRAKERRLREEAHAKGVNLNAAAVNGPKATATAPESKVKAQ; from the exons ATGGAAGGTCTCGCGCACCATTTTAACCACACGCTGAGCTCCCTTGCGGACTCGCTCACGGGCCACCCCACGCCTGTGTCGATGCTCTACAAGGGCGTGGAATACGCCTCGCTGAGCACCGCGGAGCGCCTCTGGGTCCAGTGGTACCAGTACTGGGACAATCCCGTTATTGCCACTGGTGTCATGTCTTTCCTACTCCATGAGATTGTGTACTTCGGTCGCTCCTTGCCGTGGTTCATCATCGACATGATGCCGTCGATGCGCAGGTACAAGCTGCAGCCG GGCAAGGTTCCCaccctcgccgagcagtgGCGCTGCACCAAGCTTGTTCTCCTGTCCCACTTCACCGTTGAGCTGCCCCAGATCTGGAGCTTCCACCCGATCTGTGAATACTTCGGCCTCACTACGCACGAGGTGCCGTTCCCGTCGTGGCTCAAGATGGCGTGGCAGATTGCTCTTTTCTTTGTTTTCGAGGATACCTTCCACTACTGGGCACACCGCGCACTGCACTGGGGCCCGCTCTACAAGCACATTCATAAGCTGCACCACGAGTTCAGCGCGCCGTTCGgtctcgccgccgagtACGCCCACCCGCTGGAGGTGCTGATCCTCGGCATGGGCACGATCGGCGGTCCCTTCCTTCTGTGCGCTTTCACCAAGGACCTGCACATTGTCACCGTGTACCTGTGGATCGTCCTGCGTCTCTTccaggcggtcgacgcgcactCGGGCTACGACTTCCCGATCTCGATGCACAACTGGATGCCGCTCTGGGCAGGTGCGGATCACCACGACTACCATCACATGGCCTTCCTTGGCTGCTACTCGACCTCGTTCCGCTGGTGGGACCACCTGATGGGCACGGACCTCGGCTacaagcgccagcgcgccaaggagcgcagGCTCCGTGAGGAGGCCCATGCGAAGGGCGTGAACCTCAACGCGGCCGCCGTCAACGGCCCCAAGGCCACGGCTACCGCCCCGGAGTCCAAGGTCAAGGCGCAATAG
- a CDS encoding uncharacterized protein (COG:E; TransMembrane:11 (i269-290o296-320i341-362o378-397i409-426o446-467i479-500o520-547i568-585o591-612i624-645o); EggNog:ENOG503NVU6) has protein sequence MNPPAADEASVNADAAASSSQSLQRPEPVARSSTTSLNEELEEHPLPDEDKAKIVEKYLVRPDNASETSGTENVQEESAVEHPSGQSSISGVNASSISALPADGEEYQAPHHTQGGAITEDLYRWAHQNKRPRRPRSESMHAISTSGIEAPLDRDLIKQPGGFRRSFVLNQAAEQGKPPPRALRSFVDFLMLYGHFAGEYLEELEEDVEELEDELEADLEQAIPGTSRTAGQGTSEGSRLLAHPVHGEIPAYRGNRHERKRGEASVTEAVLMLLKSFVGTGILFLGKAFFNGGILFSTIVLCVIAAVSLWSFLLLVQVNLKHPVGFGEMGGLLYGPRMRTAILFSIVFSQLGFVAAYTVFVAENTQSFILSVTECEKYMSIGTLILIQCIIFLPLSLVRRIAKLSSTALIADVFILLGIAYLFYFEAGHIARDGLADVVLFNKRDFPLLIGTAVFTFEGIGLIIPITDSMKEPQKFPRALCGVMLGVGLLFSLSGVLSYATFGSDVQTVVFANLPRNSHFVQAIQAFYSVAILLSMPLQLFPALSILELGLFKRSGKYDWRTKMSKNAFRFCVVIFSMVCAWLGANDLDKFVSLIGSVACVPLCFIYPPLLHLRACATTRRAKILDIGLFIFGIFCVVFAGSQTVHSMLSGSNPPKEPICIPPGKQ, from the exons ATGAACCCCCCGGCTGCGGATGAGGCTAGTGTGAACGCGGATGCGGCTGCGTCCAGCTCGCAGTCTCTCCAGCGTCCCGAACCGGTGGCTAGGAGCTCGACTACGTCGCTcaacgaggagctcgaggagcaccCGCTGCCCGACGAGGACAAGGCCAAGATTGTCGAGAAATA CCTCGTGCGCCCCGACAATGCCTCGGAGACCTCTGGAACGGAGAACGTGCAGGAGGAGAGTGCGGTGGAGCACCCCAGCGGCCAGTCGAGCATCTCGGGAGTGAATGCGAGCAGTATCTCGGCACTgcccgccgacggcgaggagtACCAAGCGCCCCACCACACCCAGGGCGGCGCCATCACCGAGGACCTCTACCGGTGGGCGCACCAAAACAAGCGCCCccgcaggccgcgcagcgagaGCATGCACGCGATCAGCACGAGCGgcatcgaggcgccgctggACCGCGACCTTATCAAGCAGCCCGGCGGCTTCCGCCGCTCCTTTGTGCTGAACCAGGCGGCTGAACAGGgcaagccgccgccccgcgcgctgcgcagcttTGTCGACTTCCTCATGCTCTACGGCCACTTTGCCGGCGAGtacctcgaggagctcgaagAGGATgtggaggagctcgaggacgagctcgaggcggacctcgagcaggcgatccccggcacgtcgcggaCGGCGGGCCAAGGCACCAGCGAGGGCTCGCGTCTGCTGGCGCACCCTGTCCACGGCGAGATTCCCGCTTATCGCGGCAACCGccacgagcgcaagcgcggcgaggcgagcgttaccgaggcggtgctcaTGCTGCTCAAGTCGTTTGTCGGTACCGGCATTCTGTTCCTGGGCAAGGCGTTCTTCAACGGCGGTATCCTCTTTTCGACAATCGTTCTGTGCGTGATTGCGGCCGTGTCGCTGTGGTCGTTCCTGCTCCTGGTGCAGGTCAACCTGAAGCACCCGGTGGGCTTTGGCGAGATGGGCGGTCTCCTGTATGGCCCGCGCATGCGCACCGCGATTTTGTTTTCGATCGTCTTTTCGCAGCTTGGCTTTGTCGCGGCGTACACCGTGTTTGTGGCGGAGAACACACAGTCGTTCATCTTGTCGGTGACCGAATGCGAGAAGTACATGTCGATCGGCACGCTGATTCTCATCCAGTGCATCATCTTCTTGCCGCTGAGCCTTGTACGCCGCATCGCGAAGCTGTCCTCGACCGCGCTGATTGCCGACGTCTTTATCCTGCTGGGCATCGCCTACCTCTTCTACTTTGAGGCGGGGCACATTGCCCGCGACGGTCTTGCCGACGTCGTGCTCTTTAACAAGCGCGACTTCCCGCTGCTGATCGGCACGGCGGTGTTTACGTTTGAGGGCATTGGTCTCATTATTCCCATCACGGACAGCATGAAGGAGCCGCAAAAGTTCCCCCGCGCGCTGTGTGGTGTGATGCTCGGTGTCGGTCTCCTCTTTTCGCTGTCGGGCGTGCTGTCGTACGCGACTTTCGGCAGCGACGTGCAGACTGTGGTCTTTGCGAACCTCCCGCGCAACTCGCACTTTGTGCAGGCGATCCAAGCCTTCTACTCTGTGGCCATCCTCCTGTCCATGCCCCTCCAGCTCTTCCCTGCGCTCTCGATCCTGGAGCTGGGCCTGTTCAAGCGCAGCGGCAAGTACGACTGGCGCACCAAGATGTCCAAGAACGCCTTCCGCTTCTGCGTGGTCATCTTTAGCATGGTCTGCGCGTGGCTCGGTGCGAACGACCTCGACAAGTTTGTGAGTCTGATTGGCTCCGtggcgtgcgtgccgctgTGCTTCATCTACCCCCCGCTGCTGCATCTGCGTGCATGCGCCACGACTCGCCGCGCCAAGATCTTGGACATTGGCCTGTTCATTTTTGGCATTTTCTGCGTCGTGTTCGCCGGCAGCCAGACGGTGCACTCGATGCTCAGCGGCTCCAACCCCCCGAAAGAACCGATTTGTATCCCCCCGGGCAAGCAGTAA
- a CDS encoding uncharacterized protein (TransMembrane:7 (i52-77o97-116i136-152o158-179i236-255o261-280i292-313o); EggNog:ENOG503P4DN), with product MVREEEERLLPREPAPPAAPQEPTPEEREANREQEEDEAPYAPLNPRERRSLVFLQMNTPLSVLLCIVAGIFGVMIVPSIDDVFNSHSTLLTPSPKLFFGYLFVLLLFQVGFCMLAVISQNAHTQRCVVQSTGSRLAVENYLLGLWFIFFVLDTPTTRAVGCYVLAGAGLLSLVNFIVLRAKYKPRWVHPFELLLVHVPNKLVTVLVVYNLFWQQLFLDADWVRDPYNGVHRLADALWYTIGVNVVFGILLAVWIGMNSDVTVYCASMYLDAAVLSLRSVPVIGPRSRPFSLVLITFISMGVRTLALVVPGLLKNGCLVICHAHPGGRDAHAVEVQAPPSRAEADLQAAYHDEPQLEGVTVHRPDPTYGSLDQRQSTPSQ from the exons ATGGTGcgcgaggaagaggagcgtTTACTGCCGCGtgagcctgcgccgcctgctgcgccgcaggagcCGACGCCAgaagagcgcgaggccaacCGGGagcaggaggaggacgaggcgccgtaTGCGCCGCTGAACccccgcgagcgccgctcgctcgtGTTCCTGCAGATGAACACGCCGCTGTCGGTGCTGTTGTGCATTGTCGCGGGCATCTTTGGTGTGATGATTGTGCCGTCGATCGATGATGTCTTTAATAGCCACTCGACGCTCCTGACCCCGTCGCCGAAGCTGTTCTTTGGCTACCTCTTTGTTTTGCTCCTGTTCCAGGTCGGGTTCTGCATGCTCGCCGTCATCTCGCAGAACGCACACAcgcagcgctgcgtcgTCCAGTCCACCGGctcgcgcctcgcggtcgagAACTACTTGCTGGGCCTCTGGTTCATCTTTTtcgtgctcgacacgcccACCACGCGTGCGGTCGGCTGCTAcgtcctcgccggcgcggggcTCCTGTCGCTCGTCAACTTCatcgtgctgcgcgccaagTACAAGCCGCGGTGGGTGCACCCATTCGAGCTGTTGCTCGTGCATGTGCCGAACAA ACTCGTCACGGTGCTCGTCGTGTACAATCTCTTTTGGCAGCAGCTCTTTTTGGACGCCGACTGGGTCCGCGACCCGTACAATGGCGTGCACAGACTCGCGGATGCGCTGTGGTACACGATCGGCGTGAACGTGGTGTTTGGCATCCTCCTGGCCGTGTGGATCGGCATGAACTCGGACGTGACGGTGTACTGCGCATCGATGTACCTCGATGCGGCCGTGCTCAGCCTGCGCTCCGTGCCGGTGATCGGGCCCCGCTCGCGCCCGTTCTCTCTCGTGCTGATCACGTTCATCTCGatgggcgtgcgcacgctcgcgctggtcgtGCCGGGCCTGCTCAAGAACGGGTGCCTGGTCATTTGCCATGCTCACCcgggcggccgcgacgcgcacgcggtcgaggtgcaggcgccgccgtcgcgcgccgaggcggacctCCAGGCGGCGTACCacgacgagccgcagcTGGAGGGCGTCACGGTGCACCGCCCCGACCCTACCTATGGCtcgctcgaccagcgccaGTCCACGCCGTCTCAGTAG
- a CDS encoding uncharacterized protein (EggNog:ENOG503P6ZI; COG:A), translated as MSEGRGNMSTPAWLMEFTSNAAETFVTAYYAASDSPQRTQLLPSLYLPNSSIAWNGNPISGAAQFAQVLDAQPGTQHEIQSLDCHPLGPTGAQDQREAPSLLLNVSGTVAHYTPESLATNESSAPKSASAPASAAASKRKFDAEAPLSTHPRVFSQSFVLINGAGANAEGGVPFVWTQSRSAAKGKSSSDAGGQKTVAKYFIQADALRFVG; from the exons atgagCGAAGGCCGTGGGAATATGAGCACGCCTGCGTGGCTGATGGAGTTTACCTCTAATGCCGCCGAGACGTTTGTGACGGCGTACTACGCCGCATCCGACTCGCCGCAGCGTACGCAGCTCCTCCCTTCGCTGTACCTGCCCAACTCGTCGATCGCGTGGAATGGCAACCCGAtcagcggcgccgcgcagttcgcgcaggtgctcgacgcgcagccCGGGACGCAGCACGAGATCCAGTCGCTCGACTGCCACCCCCTCGGACCGACCGGAGCACAAG ACCAACGCGAAGCGCCGTCGCTTCTTCTGAACGTGTCCGGCACCGTCGCGCACTACACCCCCGAGAGCCTGGCGACGAacgagtcgagcgcgcccaagtccgcgtccgcgcccgcgtcggcggctgCGAGCAAGCGCAAGTTtgacgccgaggcgccgctctcgACGCACCCCCGCGTCTTTTCCCAGAGCTTTGTGCTAATCAATGGCGCTGGCGCCAACGCCGAAGGCGGTGTGCCGTTTGTCTGGACCcagtcgcgcagcgccgccaaaggaaagtcgtcgtcggacgCCGGCGGCCAAAAGACCGTGGCCAAATACTTTATCCAAGCAGATGCGCTTCGGTTCGTAGGCTAA